In Phycisphaerae bacterium RAS2, the DNA window ATCACCTGGCTGGAGAGGACGCGCGGCTTGATGCGGTCTTCCTCTTTCAATTCCAGCGCCGAGAGGATCGCCTGCCCCGCCGCGCGGACATCCGCCTGGCTGTCGGCGTGAACCTCCAACATGCCGTACTGCCGCTCGACGATTTGCATGCCGGGGGTGACGCGCGTGCTTTTGAGCGCGATATCGGTCACGCGGTTGATCTCGATGCCGGGGGAAATTTCCACGAACAGCGCCGCCTGAAACGGGTTCGGCAGAAAACCCTGCGAGACCGTCGCCTGAAACGACGCAAATTGCGGCTGAAGGCTGTCGAGGAACGTGTAGCTGCGAAGGTCCACGGCCATACGGGCTACGTTAGGACGCGGCAGAAGGGCTGTCAATTACCAGACGCCTTTCCGAGCCGGGCCAGTTATGGCTCGGAATCTTCCGCCGCATGACTGCGGGGCGGCTCGGACCGTTTCTGCATCGCGGACACGCTCGGCGAACTGTTATAATAGGGATGGGTAGCTTCGGGGGATATGGGGGGAAAGGTGGAGTGGTGGTGACAACTCAATTTTTTGTATTGGCATTCTTGTGTACCGGTCTGTTCGGACCGGTTGAGCCGCCGGTGGATCCGTGCGCCGGCGAGGACGGGCCGCGATGCGGCAAGGCCCATGCGGCGGTCCTGCGCGATCGGGCGGCGGAGCAAAATGCAGGGTCGGAAGGCGTCGCTGGCCTGCGCGATGCGCTGACCGACACCGACGTCCTGCACTACGACCTGGACATCGAAATCTCCAATATCAACACCGGCGCGAACACCTGCACCGTCACCGGCAGGAACGTCATGACCATCAAATCGCTGGTCGGCGGTTTGTCGGAGTTTACGTTCCGCCTGCGCACGCAATACACCATCACCAGCGCGATGATCAACGGCACGACGCCGATCTCGGTTGCCACGGTGAACACGACGACGCGCCTCGCGACGCTCGACCGCGCGTACGACGCCGACGAAGTCTTCACGCTCACCGTCGAATACACCGGCACGTCGTTCTCGGCCGGTTTCGGCTCCATCGAGGTGGACACGCAGACCGGCGGCAGCACGGCCGTCGTCGCGACGTTGAGCGAGGCGTGGTATGCCTATTCGTGGTGGCCGGCGAAGGACGGGCCGACGAACGATCCCGGCGACAACAGCGACAAAGCGACGTTTGAGCTTTCCGTGACCGCGCCGAACAACTGGGTCGTGCCGTCCAACGGCTTGCTGCTCGGTGTGGATACGTTGAGCGGCAATCGCAGGCGATACAACTGGGCGACGAACTATCCGATGTCCACGTATCTTCTGGCGTTCGCCGCGACGAATTACAACACGTGGACGCAGACTTACACGTACCCCGGCGGCACGATGCCGGTGGAGTTCTACATCTACCCCAACAGCGACACGCCGGCCAACCGCGCGAGCTGGGACAAGTGCGTCGACATGCTCGCGACGTTCCGCCCGATCTACGGCGAGTATCCCTTCATCAACGAAAAGTACGGCATCTATCACTTCAACTTCGGCGGTGGCATGGAACACCAGACCATGACCGGCCAGGGCACCTTCAACGAGAGCGTCACCGCGCACGAGCTGGGCCATCAGTGGTGGGGCGACATGATCACGTGCAAGACCTGGAGCGACATCTGGCTGAACGAGGGCTTCGCGACCTACAGCGAGTGCCTGTGGGAGGAGCGCAAGACCGGGGTAGTCGATCCCGCGGCGTATCAGGCGGCTGTGAACGCGCATCGGCCATCGAGCAACGGCGGCGGCGACTCGGTGTATGTCTATCCCGCGGCCGTGGTCAGCAGCGGCATGAATCGCATCTTTTCCAGCACGTACAGCTACAACAAGGGCGCATGGGTCCTGCACATGCTCCGCGGCATCGTCGGCGACGAGGCGTTCTTTGACATCCTCGCCGCCTATCGAGCGGCCTACGAATACTCGGCTGCCACGACCGACGATTTCGCCGTCCTTGCGGAGAATGTCAGCGGCGTCGAGCTGACGCCCTTCTTCAATCAATACGTCTACAACCGCGGCGCGCCGACTTATCAGTACGGCTGGCAATCGACCAGCGTCAACGGGCAGTCCTATTTGCTTGCCCGCATCGCCCAGACGCAGACGGCGACGGCTGGCTCGCCGCCGCAGGTGCTAAGCGTGTATGAGATGCCCGTGCGACTCGAAGCGACAATCGGCGGCAACCCGCAGATCGTCATCGCGAACAACACGGCTCGCACCCAGTGGTTTGTGATCCCCGTCAGCGGCGCGGTGACGGCTGTGGCATTTGATCCCGGTCCGTGGATTCTTCGCGGCACGACCAGCAGCGCGGCGTATGTCGCCGGTCCGCCGAAGATCGTCGCGGCCGCGCCCGCGCCGGGCGAGACGGTGGAGTGGGGCGCGGATCAGGTCAGCGTCTGGATGCATACGAATGTCAATACAACGGCCGGGGATTTCTCCGTCGTTGGAGATTCGACCGGCCCGGTCGCGTTCACGCTGGCCTCGGGCGCGAACGTCAACCCCGTCGTGCTGAACTTCATCGATCCGCTTCCGCCCGACAGCTACACGCTGACGGTTCGCGACACGCTCACGGCCGTGAACAGCGGCATGGCGCTGGACGGCGAGATGACCGATACGTCCAGCCCCGCTTCGCTCCCTTCGGGCGACGGCACGTCCGGCGGCGATGCAGTGATTCGGTTCAGCGTCGCGCCGTGCATCGTCGCGGCGGACATTGATGCGGATTGCGACGCGGACGAGCTGGATGTCGATTTGTTCGTGCAGGTGCTGCTGGGCGAGAACACTGATCCGGTTCACATCGATCGCAGCGATCTGGACGGCAACGACACGGCGGACGGGGCGGACATCGCGTTGTTTCTAAGTGCGTACTTGCCGTAGAAAACCCTGCACCTGTGTGAATCAAATCCCGGGCCCGGCTCCAGTACGCGAGTTGGGCTTTGTGCATTTGTAGTTCCAATAATCGAATGACCTGCCCTGCGCTCACGACGGCGTTTTGCTTGAATTGATCCCATTTGTTATGCAATAATCGCAGTGTTCGGATTGATCCATTCGCATTGGATCCTGTTTCAAGTTGATGATTTCGATCTGGGAGGCAGGCATGTTTCGCACGTTTCTTGTATCGAGCATTGTCCCCATGAGCCTCGTGGGCTTGTGCACATCCACCAGCCATGGCCAGTGTGCTCCGCAGGAGTTGGTGAAGGTGATTGCGCCGAGCCCTGCCGCGTTCGATTGGTTCGGATACGCGGTTGCCATTTCAGGTGACGTGGCCGCCGTCGGAGCGTGGATGGACGACAACGTGGGCGGATCAGACGCCGGCTCGGTCTACTTGTACGCACGCCAGGGCAACAACTGGGTTCCTTCCGGTGTGATCGTTGCGTTCGACGCGGCGGGCGGTGATTTCTTCGGCCAGACACTCGCCATGAACGGCAATCGACTGATCGTCGGCGCGCGGTCGGACGACAATGCCGCCGGAGTGGACGCCGGCGCAGCTTATATCTATCGACTGGATTTCGAGCCGATTGACATGACGTATTCAGCTGTTCTTGAGGCCAAGTTGATCGGCTCTGATACGATCGCGGGTGACAATTTCGGCCTGGGCGTTGCGATTACAACTGACTATGCGATCGTGGGCGCGCCTCAACATGATTACGGCGGCAAGTCCAATCCCGGTGCGGCCTATGTCTTCCTTCGCTCGGGAACGAGTTGGTCCCAGCAGGCGAAGCTCACACTGCCTGATCCGGCGGACGAAGACAGCTACGGGTTCGCGGTCGCGATATCAAGCACCACGGCATTGGTCGGCGCCTGGCGACGCGAGGTCGACGGCGTCAGCGACGCAGGCGCGGTGTTCGCCTATGCTCGCAGCGGCACCACCTGGACACTTCAATCCCGTATTGCATCTTGCCAGAGCATTTCGTTCAACAATTTCGGAGCAGCAATCGCACTATCGGGAGACCGAGCGATTGTCGGGGCATTTAATCATGCAAGCGGCCTCGGGGCAGCGTATGTTTTTGCCCGCTGCGGTACGACTTGGAACCAGGAGGCACAGCTCGGGGCAATAGACGGTGCGACTCCGGACAACTTCGGAATCTCTGTCGCCATCGAAGGTGATCGGGCGCTGGTCGGCGCACAAAGGAATGCCCACTCGAGTGGTTCCGAGAACGGAGCTGCCTACATGTATGTGTTTGACGAGGGGGTATGGAAATCCGGGACCAAGCTGACAGCGTCAGACACGATGTCTACCGACGAGTTCGGCGTTTCCGTCGCCTTCTCGAATGAGACCGCCCTCATTGGGGCTTGGCGCGACAACAATCCCGGAGCCGTCGACAGCGGCAGTGCGTATTTCTTTGATTTCCCGACGATCTGCGACACCGATGGCGACGGCATTCCCGACGTCATCGACGCATGTCCGAATAGCCCGCCCGGCCTGCCCGTCGCGGTCGATGGCCGCCCGCTGCGAGATTGCAACAACGATTGCAACGTGGACGGACTGGATGTTGAATGCATCGTGGCGGAGATTCTGGGCAAATAAGCTGTGCCGGCAGTCGGGCCGATGCGTCATTGTGCTGGAATCGCTTTGCGGTTGGGCGACAAGCGTCCACGTGGATGTGTGGGCGGCATGAGACCCACTTTCAGCCGTGAAGCAGCGATCGGGACGTGATCCAAGCGAGGATGGACATGAGAATGCAACGGCTAAATGCGCAGGTTGTACGCTCCTGCGATTGAGAGGAGCGCATGGGCCGCAGAGCAATTCGCCGGTCAATGCTTCATGAAATTGACGATTTGAAGTATTGCTGTGATGAAATGAAATACCACTTGAGCGAGCGCGAGGTAGCGATCGTCTATATCAAATCGTACGATGAATATGCGATTCGAGTGCCGGATGGGAGTGCAACCGTGGAGACCATTGAGTTTTGTCCATGGTGCGGCGCGAAGCTATCGGCAACGCATGGGAACGCATGAGTCGATGGAGGTCGTTGTGTTTAGAAACCGATATCCGTCAAGGCGAGTTCTGGTTTGAAGGTCGTTCATTGCTTTGCCGCGTTGATTCAATTCAGGATCGGTTCGGCAGGATACGGCAAGTTATTCGCAATCCGCGACGAGTAGATGAATGAAGCGGCACAGACCTCCACGATTGGTATTCGGCGCAAGCGTCGATGTCCCCCATTGCTGCGACGATATGGCGAAGCATTTGCGGGAACACGAGGTTGCCATTGTTTATTGGGACAAGTATCGCCAATACGGAATCTCTGTTCTCGATGGGGGAGCGTCGATTCAGACGATTCGATTCTGCCCATGGTGCGGAAGGCAATTGCCGGATTCGTTGCGAACGACGTGGTTCGAGCGATTGGAGGCGCTCGGCAAGGAGCCGGAGGATGACCTTCCCTTGCCGTTGCAATCCGGTGAGTGGTGGCGATCAGAAGGGCTTTAATGCTCATCAGTCCTCTGTCAGGGCCGCTGAATAACCCACATTAGCATGGCAACAGATGCTTGCTCGCCGGCCTCGCCGTTTGTGCGGAATGGCCGGCGGTGGTACAATCTTCCCCCGCTTCAGTTCAAAACAGAGACATTTTCTTTCGGGAGGAATCGCTGTGAAATCGTCCACAACATCGTGGCGACCGGTCTGCATTGCCGGCGTCGCTATCTGCTTTCTGTCAACCACCGCAGTGCTGCATGCCGCCGGCGACGCGAAGAAGATTCGCAGCGTCGAAGGCATCACGGAGTACGCCCTCGACAACGGCATGAAAGTGCTGCTCTTCCCCGACGAGTCCAAGCCGACCGTCACGGTGAACATCACTTACTTCGTCGGCTCGCGGCACGAGGGCTACGGCGAGACGGGCATGGCCCACCTGCTGGAGCACATGGTCTTCAAGGGCACGCCGAAGTTCCCGCAGGTGTGGAAGTCGCTGCAGGATCACGGCGCAAGTTTCAACGGCACGACCTGGTACGACCGCACGAATTACTTCGAGACGCTCGCCGCCACCGAGGAGAATCTTAATTTCGCGCTGGAGCTGGAAGCCGACCGCATGATCAACAGCTTCATCGCCGAGAAGGACCTGAAGTCGGAATTCTCCGTCGTGCGCAACGAGTTCGAGATGGGCGAGAACGACCCGGTCAGCATTCTCTCCGAGCGCATCACGTCGGCCGCCTACCTGTGGCACAACTACGGCAAGAGCACGATCGGCTCGCGCGAGGACATCGAGCGCGTACCGATCCAGCGATTGCAGGATTTCTATAAGAAGTTCTATCAGCCCGACAACGCGATGCTGGTCGTGGCGGGCAAGTTTGACGAAGCCGCGACGTTGAAGAAGATCGAGAAGCTCTACGGCGGCATCGCCCGACCCGATCGCAAGCTCGAACCGACGTACACCGTTGAGCCGACCCAGGACGACGAGCGATTCGTCACCCTGCGGCGTGTGGGCGACATCCAGGCCGTCGGTTGCGTCTATCACATCTGCTCGGGATCGCACCCGGACATGGCGGCAGTCGACGTGATGGCGGACATCCTCGACGCGACGCAGACCGGCCGGCTGTACAAGGCCCTGATCGAGACCGAGAAGGCGACGTCGGTACGGTCGAGTGCTTACAGCCTCTGCGAGCCGGGGCATCTGGAGATCATGGCCGAGGTGCGGCAGAACAA includes these proteins:
- a CDS encoding BMC domain protein, which translates into the protein MAVDLRSYTFLDSLQPQFASFQATVSQGFLPNPFQAALFVEISPGIEINRVTDIALKSTRVTPGMQIVERQYGMLEVHADSQADVRAAGQAILSALELKEEDRIKPRVLSSQVIRHVDAYQTQLINRMRHGNMILPGHSLYVMELEPAAYAALAANEAEKAANINILEVRSFGSFGRVYLGGEERDIDVGYRAAEAAIAGVTGRSAK
- the pepN_1 gene encoding Aminopeptidase N gives rise to the protein MGSFGGYGGKGGVVVTTQFFVLAFLCTGLFGPVEPPVDPCAGEDGPRCGKAHAAVLRDRAAEQNAGSEGVAGLRDALTDTDVLHYDLDIEISNINTGANTCTVTGRNVMTIKSLVGGLSEFTFRLRTQYTITSAMINGTTPISVATVNTTTRLATLDRAYDADEVFTLTVEYTGTSFSAGFGSIEVDTQTGGSTAVVATLSEAWYAYSWWPAKDGPTNDPGDNSDKATFELSVTAPNNWVVPSNGLLLGVDTLSGNRRRYNWATNYPMSTYLLAFAATNYNTWTQTYTYPGGTMPVEFYIYPNSDTPANRASWDKCVDMLATFRPIYGEYPFINEKYGIYHFNFGGGMEHQTMTGQGTFNESVTAHELGHQWWGDMITCKTWSDIWLNEGFATYSECLWEERKTGVVDPAAYQAAVNAHRPSSNGGGDSVYVYPAAVVSSGMNRIFSSTYSYNKGAWVLHMLRGIVGDEAFFDILAAYRAAYEYSAATTDDFAVLAENVSGVELTPFFNQYVYNRGAPTYQYGWQSTSVNGQSYLLARIAQTQTATAGSPPQVLSVYEMPVRLEATIGGNPQIVIANNTARTQWFVIPVSGAVTAVAFDPGPWILRGTTSSAAYVAGPPKIVAAAPAPGETVEWGADQVSVWMHTNVNTTAGDFSVVGDSTGPVAFTLASGANVNPVVLNFIDPLPPDSYTLTVRDTLTAVNSGMALDGEMTDTSSPASLPSGDGTSGGDAVIRFSVAPCIVAADIDADCDADELDVDLFVQVLLGENTDPVHIDRSDLDGNDTADGADIALFLSAYLP